One genomic segment of Mytilus trossulus isolate FHL-02 chromosome 4, PNRI_Mtr1.1.1.hap1, whole genome shotgun sequence includes these proteins:
- the LOC134716455 gene encoding uncharacterized protein LOC134716455: MKKSIGEIRKKMNKHLNHLEKKLCQEKDFIWNQEKSKAIDFISEIEGKSKNLKEMKEHLKTVTTHSSKLQSFLSVHKIEQQVHQYQRFVENLEKDERVKEVDIKIKQNDEIEKILGQLESLDSLGEVMVVETNVVTNIGTGLMRGSQGESREQSSINNMTMNIETEMAIDTASYISDMICLIDGRIIVVEHLGEVNILTSDGKPQLKLSGKAWSVTQIDQNTIAITYPYERAIKIFNMENETVTNVITLDNECWGLSFSNNSLAVGLFDDEICIIDLDGNTLRSIQVESKSDLENLVFCNDRVIYSDLNGKAVCCYDGLGKQIWQYTQELSEPEGLCTDNYGNIIVTDCRSQKILVISKDGQESKVLMNFQENELNSPMCVCFINNESSGVICDTYGKYLAKFNLSHG, from the coding sequence ATGAAAAAATCAATTGGagaaataagaaagaaaatgaataaacatttaaatcatCTGGAAAAGAAGTTATGTCAAGAAAAAGATTTCATATGGAAtcaggaaaaatcaaaagcaatTGATTTCATTTCCGAAATTGAAGGAAAAtctaaaaatttgaaagaaatgaaagaacatttaaaaacagTTACAACACATAGTTCTAAACTACAATCATTTCTTAGTGTACATAAGATTGAACAACAAGTACATCAATATCAAAGATTTgttgaaaatcttgaaaaagaTGAGAGAGTAAAAGAAGTTGacatcaaaattaaacaaaatgatgaGATAGAAAAGATACTTGGCCAGTTAGAATCATTAGATTCTCTTGGAGAAGTAATGGTTGTTGAGACAAATGTAGTCACGAACATAGGAACAGGTTTGATGAGGGGATCACAAGGAGAATCCCGGGAACAATCCAGCATCAACAACATGACAATGAATATTGAGACAGAGATGGCGATTGACACTGCGAGCTATATTAGTGACATGATATGTCTGATAGATGGAAGAATTATAGTTGTTGAACATTTAGGTGAAGTTAATATACTTACTTCTGATGGCAAACCTCAATTAAAACTATCTGGTAAAGCCTGGAGTGTAACACAGATCGATCAGAACACTATCGCTATTACTTATCCTTATGAAAGAGCCATTAAGATCTTCAACATGGAGAATGAAACAGTTACCAACGTTATCACATTAGACAATGAATGCTGGGGATTATCATTCTCCAATAATTCTCTGGCTGTAGGTTTGTTTGATGATGAAATCTGTATTATAGACTTGGATGGAAATACATTGAGGTCAATACAAGTTGAGAGTAAATCGGACCTGGAGAACCTTGTTTTCTGTAATGACAGAGTAATCTATAGTGACTTAAATGGTAAAGCAGTATGCTGTTATGACGGTTTAGGTAAACAGATTTGGCAATATACACAGGAATTATCAGAACCTGAAGGACTTTGTACAGATAATTATGGTAACATTATTGTAACAGATTGTAGATCTCAGAAAATACTAGTTATATCAAAAGATGGACAGGAGAGTAAAGTACTGATGAACTTTCAAGAGAACGAACTGAACTCTCCaatgtgtgtttgttttatcAATAACGAGTCTTCAGGTGTTATTTGTGATACATATGGTAAATACTTAGCAAAATTCAATTTGTCTCATGGATAA